A part of Biomphalaria glabrata chromosome 3, xgBioGlab47.1, whole genome shotgun sequence genomic DNA contains:
- the LOC106064839 gene encoding uncharacterized protein LOC106064839, which translates to MSGRGKGGKGLGKGGAKRHRKVLRDNIQGITKPAIRRLARRGGVKRISGLIYEETRGVLKVFLENVIRDAVTYTEHAKRKTVTAMDVVYALKRQGRTLYGFGGKGPIGASSFFSVARRAYKSLLRARVSSFFLVIDKQVDTMARTKQTARKSTGGKAPRKQLATKAARKSAPATGGVKKPHRYRPGTVALREIRRYQKSTELLIRKLPFQRLVREIAQDFKTDLRFQSSAVMALQEASEAYLVGLFEDTNLCAIHAKRLNESTMSGRGKGGKGLGKGGAKRHRKVLRDNIQGITKPAIRRLARRGGVKRISGLIYEETRGVLKVFLENVIRDAVTYTEHAKRKTVTAMDVVYALKRQGRTLYGFGG; encoded by the exons ATGTCTGGTCGAGGAAAAGGAGGCAAAGGGCTTGGTAAAGGTGGAGCCAAACGTCACCGCAAAGTATTGCGTGATAACATCCAGGGTATCACAAAGCCTGCCATCCGTCGTCTTGCTCGCAGAGGTGGTGTCAAACGTATCTCTGGTCTGATCTATGAAGAAACCAGAGGTGTCCTGAAGGTTTTCCTTGAAAATGTCATCAGGGATGCCGTCACCTACACTGAGCATGCCAAGAGGAAGACTGTCACTGCCATGGATGTGGTCTACGCATTGAAACGCCAAGGACGTACTCTGTACGGCTTCGGTGGT AAAGGACCAATCGGTGCATCGAGTTTCTTTTCCGTGGCGCGACGCGCTTATAAAAGCCTGCTTCGCGCGCGCGTTTCTTCATTCTTTCTTGTAATCGACAAGCAAGTAGACACAATGGCTAGAACCAAACAAACCGCTCGTAAATCCACTGGTGGTAAGGCACCACGTAAACAGCTGGCCACCAAGGCTGCTAGGAAATCAGCACCAGCTACCGGAGGTGTTAAGAAGCCCCATCGTTACAGGCCCGGCACTGTCGCCCTGAGAGAAATCCGTCGTTACCAGAAGAGCACTGAGCTTCTGATCCGCAAACTGCCATTCCAACGTTTGGTCCGTGAGATCGCTCAAGATTTCAAGACTGACCTGCGCTTCCAGAGCTCTGCAGTTATGGCTCTCCAAGAGGCCAGCGAGGCTTACCTTGTCGGTCTCTTTGAAGATACCAACTTGTGTGCCATCCACGCCAAGCGT CTAAACGAATCTACTATGTCTGGTCGAGGAAAAGGAGGCAAAGGGCTTGGTAAAGGTGGAGCCAAACGTCACCGCAAAGTATTGCGTGATAACATCCAGGGTATCACAAAGCCTGCCATCCGTCGTCTTGCTCGCAGAGGTGGTGTCAAACGTATCTCTGGTCTGATCTATGAAGAAACCAGAGGTGTCCTGAAGGTTTTCCTTGAAAATGTCATCAGGGATGCCGTCACCTACACTGAGCATGCCAAGAGGAAGACTGTCACTGCCATGGATGTGGTCTACGCATTGAAACGCCAAGGACGTACTCTGTACGGCTTCGGTGGTTAA
- the LOC129925257 gene encoding histone H2B, gonadal — protein sequence MPPKVSSKGAKKAGKAKAVRTGDKKKKRRRKESYSIYIYKVLKQVHPDTGISSKAMSIMNSFVNDIFERISAEASRLAHYNKRSTITSREIQTAVRLLLPGELAKHAVSEGTKAVTKYTTSK from the coding sequence ATGCCACCAAAAGTATCGTCAAAGGGAGCCAAGAAAGCCGGCAAGGCTAAAGCCGTACGCACCGGtgacaagaagaagaagaggaggagAAAGGAAAGCTACAGCATCTACATTTACAAAGTGTTGAAACAAGTGCACCCTGACACTGGTATCTCCTCAAAGGCCATGTCAATCATGAACTCTTTTGTGAATGACATCTTTGAGCGCATCTCAGCCGAGGCTAGCCGTTtggctcactacaacaaacgcaGCACCATCACATCGAGGGAGATCCAGACTGCCGTCCGTCTCTTACTCCCCGGTGAGCTGGCCAAGCACGCTGTCAGTGAGGGTACCAAGGCCGTCACCAAGTACACCACCagcaaataa
- the LOC129925256 gene encoding histone H2A: MSGRGKGGKVKGKSKSRSSRAGLQFPVGRIHRLLRKGNYAERVGAGAPVYLAAVLEYLAAEVLELAGNAARDNKKTRIIPRHLQLAIRNDEELNKLLSGVTIAQGGVLPNIQAVLLPKKSQKTPGGKA, from the coding sequence atgtCTGGACGCGGTAAAGGAGGCAAAGTTAAAGGCAAGTCCAAGTCTCGTTCATCCAGGGCTGGACTTCAGTTTCCAGTCGGTCGTATCCACCGTCTGTTGAGAAAGGGAAACTATGCTGAGCGTGTTGGTGCCGGCGCCCCTGTTTACCTCGCTGCAGTGCTCGAGTATTTGGCTGCCGAAGTTCTCGAGTTGGCTGGCAACGCTGCCAGAGACAACAAGAAGACAAGAATCATTCCCCGTCACCTCCAGCTGGCCATCAGAAACGACGAGGagttgaacaaacttctgtccgGTGTCACCATCGCCCAAGGTGGTGTCTTGCCCAACATCCAGGCTGTACTTCTACCCAAGAAGTCTCAGAAGACCCCTGGTGGCAAAGCATAA